In a genomic window of Branchiostoma lanceolatum isolate klBraLanc5 chromosome 12, klBraLanc5.hap2, whole genome shotgun sequence:
- the LOC136446401 gene encoding protein delta homolog 1-like, with product MMWLLLLLFLAAGTSDAGDCNSSPCLNDANCWDIGIEGYMCECRLGYDGPRCENYNDPCQAGNNPCQNGGTCLYDNWVGYPYCQCPPEFTGMS from the exons ATGATGtggcttcttcttctcctctttCTTGCCGCTGGCACTAGTG ACGCTGGGGACTGCAATAGCAGCCCCTGTCTGAACGACGCCAACTGCTGGGACATCGGTATCGAAGGGTACATGTGCGAGTGCCGGCTGGGCTATGACGGTCCCCGGTGCGAGAACTACAACGATCCCTGCCAGGCCGGTAACAACCCTTGTCAGAACGGCGGCACGTGCCTGTACGACAACTGGGTCGGTTACCCGTACTGTCAGTGCCCTCCAGAGTTCACCGGTATGTCATAG
- the LOC136446580 gene encoding protein delta homolog 1-like — protein sequence MMWLLLLLFLAAGASDAGNCNSSPCLNDANCWDIGIEGYMCECRLGYDGPRCENYNDPCQAGNNPCQNGGTCLYDNWVGYPYCQCPPDFTGKECETLFPTSCDDSSCQNGGTCTRMPCDWPGCTAVEESWCTCAAGFTGYTCEFLFGICDDSSCFNSGVCEQVPFESYYKCTCPPGTSGTRCETSG from the exons ATGATGtggcttcttcttctcctctttCTTGCAGCTGGCGCTAGTG ACGCTGGGAACTGCAATAGTAGCCCCTGTCTGAACGACGCCAACTGCTGGGACATCGGTATCGAAGGATACATGTGTGAGTGCCGGCTGGGCTATGACGGTCCCAGGTGCGAGAACTACAACGATCCCTGCCAGGCCGGTAACAACCCTTGTCAGAACGGCGGCACGTGCCTGTACGACAACTGGGTCGGTTACCCGTACTGTCAGTGCCCTCCAGATTTCACCG GCAAGGAGTGTGAAACCCTGTTTCCAACCAGCTGTGACGACAGCAGCTGTCAGAACGGAGGCACCTGTACGAGGATGCCGTGTGATTGGCCCGGCTGTACCGCCGTCGAGGAGTCATGGTGCACCTGCGCCGCGGGTTTCACCGGCTACACCTGCGAGTTCCTCTTCGGCATCTGCGACGACAGCAGCTGCTTCAACAGCGGGGTGTGCGAGCAGGTCCCGTTTGAGAGCTACTACAAGTGCACCTGCCCACCAG GTACATCTGGGACAAGGTGTGAGACTAGTGGCTAG
- the LOC136446321 gene encoding T-cell leukemia homeobox protein 3-like → MEAERADDIAPAPEDVGQASRSSLSFSIENILGSSPVRRVENFPVTKNHGHWIHGIPHGPFYQGSQDHRVVYEIPGGVGRALPPSVPVGRLAWMTQVFNGNNIPFHGAGQPLAMTLAASKAILPSMQRPRKRKLPLDRKPRQAYSSRQLERLEEEFKKDKYLSVSKRVELAESLELTEIQVKTWFQNRRTKWKKQTAARMRMLHQQDAAILPSTSVPHDVARYHGYTTGPTFSSFPNFSAQEPFLFPNPASVHHIISYNREATM, encoded by the exons ATGGAAGCGGAACGGGCGGACGACATCGCGCCTGCTCCCGAAGACGTGGGCCAGGCGTCCCGGTCATCTCTTTCCTTCTCCATCGAGAACATTCTTGGTTCATCTCCGGTCAGAAGAGTAGAAAACTTCCCCGTGACGAAAAATCACGGCCATTGGATACACGGGATCCCACACGGACCATTTTATCAAGGCTCGCAGGATCACCGGGTCGTGTACGAGATTCCCGGCGGGGTGGGGAGGGCCCTCCCCCCGTCTGTTCCCGTCGGAAGGCTGGCGTGGATGACCCAAGTTTTCAACGGGAACAACATCCCTTTTCACGGCGCCG GACAGCCATTGGCCATGACGCTTGCAGCCAGCAAAGCAATCCTACCCAGCATGCAACGTCCAAGGAAGCGGAAACTGCCTTTGGACCGGAAGCCACGTCAGGCTTACTCAAGCAGACAG CTGGAGCGCCTTGAAGAAGAGTTTAAGAAGGACAAGTACCTGAGTGTAAGCAAACGGGTGGAGTTGGCGGAATCCCTGGAGCTGACAGAAATCCAAGTCAAAACGTGGTTCCAGAACAGAAG AACGAAATGGAAGAAGCAGACTGCGGCTAGGATGCGAATGCTCCACCAGCAAGACGCCGCCATCTTACCTTCAACCAGTGTGCCTCATGACGTAGCCCGTTACCATGGATACACAACCGGCCCCACCTTTTCGTCGTTCCCAAACTTCTCTGCACAAGAGCCGTTCTTGTTCCCAAACCCCGCAAGTGTTCATCACATCATTTCGTATAACAGAGAAGCGACTATGTAA